One region of Juglans regia cultivar Chandler chromosome 4, Walnut 2.0, whole genome shotgun sequence genomic DNA includes:
- the LOC108981545 gene encoding homeobox protein SBH1-like: MDSGSNGTSCMMSFGENSYGLCPVMMMPLMSSHQSHHHHNPNADANSLIPLPPTNNHDQNRNRNTDNSSAFFLHDQTNNSNTGCYFMESNTNMNNHESSSSAEKVKIMAHPHYQRLLAAYVNCQKVGAPPEVVARLEETCASAATMGHPGTGSIGEDPALDQFMEAYCEMLTKYEQELSKPYKEAVLFLQRIECQFKALAVSSSDSACGEAVDRSGSSEEEVDLNNNFIDPHAEDRELKGQLLRKYSGYLGSLKQEFMKKKKKGKLPKEARQQLLDWWSRHYKWPYPSESQKLALAESTGLDQKQINNWFINQRKRHWKPSEDMQFVVMDAAHQHYYMDNVLGNPFPMDISPTSLL; the protein is encoded by the exons ATGGATAGTGGTTCTAATGGAACTTCTTGTATGATGTCTTTCGGAGAGAACAGTTATGGTTTATGTCCAGTGATGATGATGCCTCTAATGTCTTCTCATCAAAGCCACCACCACCATAATCCTAATGCAGACGCTAACAGTTTAATCCCTTTACCTCCCACCAACAATCACGACCAGAATCGAAACCGCAATACTGATAACAGCTCCGCCTTCTTTCTTCATGACCAGACCAATAATAGCAACACTGGCTGTTATTTCATGGAGAGCAACACCAACATGAACAACCACGAGAGCAGCAGTTCTGCTGAGAAGGTTAAGATCATGGCTCATCCTCACTACCAACGACTCTTGGCTGCCTATGTCAATTGTCAAAAG GTCGGGGCACCGCCTGAAGTGGTGGCAAGACTGGAAGAAACGTGTGCTTCAGCGGCGACAATGGGCCACCCAGGCACGGGTTCCATCGGTGAAGATCCGGCGCTGGATCAGTTCATGGAAGCCTACTGTGAGATGCTGACCAAGTACGAGCAAGAACTTTCTAAACCCTACAAGGAAGCCGTGCTTTTTCTCCAAAGGATCGAGTGCCAATTCAAAGCCCTCGCTGTTTCTTCTTCAGATTCGG CTTGTGGTGAGGCTGTAGATAGGAGTGGATCATCTGAAGAAGAGGTTGATTTAAATAACAACTTCATTGATCCGCATGCTGAGGATCGGGAGCTAAAAGGTCAACTTTTGCGTAAGTACAGTGGATATTTAGGCAGTCTGAAACAGGAgttcatgaagaagaagaagaaagggaaactGCCAAAAGAAGCTAGGCAACAGCTGCTTGATTGGTGGAGCAGGCATTACAAATGGCCTTATCCATCG GAGTCGCAGAAGCTGGCTCTTGCAGAATCAACAGGCCTGGATCAGAAGCAAATAAACAACTGGTTCATAAATCAAAGAAAGCGACATTGGAAGCCTTCAGAAGATATGCAGTTTGTGGTAATGGATGCTGCCCATCAGCACTATTACATGGACAATGTCTTGGGCAATCCTTTTCCTATGGACATCTCACCCACATCACTGCTGTGA
- the LOC108981537 gene encoding 50S ribosomal protein L4-like yields MAVSMSRRLLRSLYGPLYAFGRCDSPTITFRSFRTYYDLCGHLHGDNIFSPGSSGLFKGGSSVAANRWLSTSILTPESGEGAFPSHLLSTKPLAMAERSIGLYQDLVIPVTNFHNEDKGFMVLAGDVFDVPIRKDIVHRVVLWQLAKRQQGTHSTKTISEVSGTGRKPWRQKGTGRARHGTLRGPQFRGGATMHGPKPRSHAIKLNKKVRRLGLKIALTARAAEGKLLVFDDLEVPTHKTKNLVNHVKQMENTKKLLLVDSCPIGEKLKLATQNLHYVNVLPLIGLNVYSILLHDTLVMSRDAVNKIVERMHTPINR; encoded by the exons ATGGCGGTGTCAATGTCGAGAAGGCTTTTACGTTCCCTTTATGGGCCCTTATATGCATTCGGCCGCTGTGATTCTCCAACGATCACATTTCGATCGTTTCGTACTTATTATG ACTTGTGCGGCCATCTTCATGGAGATAATATATTTTCTCCAGGATCCTCTGGTCTTTTCAAG GGTGGATCATCTGTCGCAGCTAATAGATGGCTTTCAACATCCATTCTGACCCCTGAATCGGGTGAAGGagcttttccctctcatttatTGTCCACGAAGCCTCTAGCAATGGCCGAGCGTTCTATAG GACTTTATCAGGACCTGGTAATTCCAGTAACTAATTTTCACAACGAAGACAAGGGTTTCATGGTTTTGGCTGGTGATGTTTTTGACGTGCCTATTAGGAAGGATATTGTTCATCGTGTTGTACTATGGCAGCTTGCAAAACGACAACAG GGAACACATTCCACAAAAACTATTAGTGAGGTAAGTGGCACTGGGAGAAAGCCTTGGCGGCAGAAGGGTACTGGTCGAGCAAGGCATGGAACATTGCGTGGACCCCAG TTTAGGGGCGGTGCTACTATGCATGGTCCTAAGCCACGAAGTCATGCTATCAAGCTGAATAAGAAGGTTCGGCGTCTAGGGCTGAAGATTGCTTTGACAGCACGTGCAGCAGAAGGAAAG CTTCTAGTATTTGACGATTTGGAGGTTCCTACACATAAGACCAAGAATTTGGTGAACCATGTCAAGCAAATGGAGAACACCAAGAAACTTTTGCTGGTGGATAGTTGCCCGATAGGCGAAAAGCTGAAGTTAGCCACCCAAAATCTACATTATGTAAATGTACTGCCATTGATT GGTTTGAATGTCTACAGCATCCTGCTTCATGACACATTGGTGATGTCCCGTGATGCTGTAAACAAAATTGTTGAGAGGATGCACACTCCGATTAACCGTTAA